In Mycoplasma mobile 163K, the genomic stretch AGGAAATTAAATTTCATTTTTACAAACTTGCACTATTGAATAAAAAAACTTTTCAAAAATTTAAAAAAATGGGTTCTAGATCAGACTTATCTTGGTTATCTCAAAAAGATATAGTTGCTTTATCAAGAGATATAAGGGAATACAATAAAACTCTATGAGACCAATTAATTAATTCAACTAATTCTAACATGTCAAATAAAAATGTAAAAAAACACATTGATTACGAGTATTTGTTTTTATTCAAACCTTATGAAGCTATTTATTCATTGAATAAAAAAAATTTTAAAATTGAAGTAGAATCTATCAACAAACAAATTAACGAATATAAATTAATTTTGAAATCAAAGAAAAATATTCAACCTGAAATTAATGAAAAAAAACTTTATGATGCAACGCAAACACTAGAAACTTTTGTAGTGAATGAAAAATGGGAACAAGAAATTGAGTTTAAAAAATTAGCAGATAAAAACGAAATTTTAAACAAAGAAATTTCATTTGTTTTTAATAATATAAATGTTTTAAGTTTTCAAGAAAAAGATTTATTAAAATCTTTTAATGAACTTTATAATGAAATTTTTGAAGTAAATTTTAAAAATAATGATGAAAAAACATTAATGCAAATCATAAAAATTCACGAACAATTTGAAGATGCTGATAATGCATATAAAATGATGCAGCTTGATTTTGAAGAAATTATAAATCTTTCCTTTTCTAGGGATTTCAATTTCAAAGGAAATGCACTAGAAGAAGTTGTGAAAAAAGATTTTATTTATCAAGCACTATTAAAATTAGAAATTCCATATTATTTTTCTTATTTTAAAAAATTAAATCTTTGAAAATCTGAAAAATTAAATATTATAAATTTAATAATTTCACTTTTAATAAGTAAAAAATCTAAATTTATATTTGTTCAAGATAGATTTTTTTCTGAAACTCTTATGAAAGATAAGACTTTTATTTTGAATTTAAGAAAATTTGTAAAAAAAGAAAACATAGGATTTTTTTTTAGGACATATTCAACACAAAATCTGGACCTGATTGCTGATAAAATTTTTGTCTCTTATTATGGAAAAATAATTGAAAAAGGAAAGACTTTGGAAGTAATAAAAACTCCTATTCATCCCCAAACAAAACTTCTTTTGGAAAATGGCAATTTAAAAATAAATGATGAATCAATTAATTATTTGATTGATTTAGTTCCAGGAGATATTTTGAAAATGTACAATGTTGAATCTACTAATCATTCTATACTTGCAAATGTTCATTATTTTACTAAATGGACAAATAAATTTCCTGATTCAAAAACTAAAACATTTTCATTTGTAAATTCACCAATTTTAAGTGAAAGAGAAATTGAAAAAATAAATACCAAATTTGAGTTGGAAG encodes the following:
- a CDS encoding MAG1360 family OppF-related protein: MEKKWNLSIENLISKELDLETKMPYFDNLNIDIIQGEIVTLFDKRDFESRNIISNILKNKSKNSTHSFYLNQTINDEIKDGNKEYFLSNFNIDTFEDDSLIGIHKIFENNNNFFFYDLFKKHLKENENIKNITDFFQDIYPIYYKESFLKLESFLLSEKLDLQETYFQNLENFVQKNKKLLNSFKEIDFENKNNRISFKNSYLNFLDDYLNLKISNLEKISLQKKNIFNYIFEKINEFKTKEFQLASKKIKKDELQKQIESLKESKRVLESKEKISELLESLNKKKSNSILNRKKTSKIIWNFIKNFKNSYKIYKKVSFMQDNKEIKFHFYKLALLNKKTFQKFKKMGSRSDLSWLSQKDIVALSRDIREYNKTLWDQLINSTNSNMSNKNVKKHIDYEYLFLFKPYEAIYSLNKKNFKIEVESINKQINEYKLILKSKKNIQPEINEKKLYDATQTLETFVVNEKWEQEIEFKKLADKNEILNKEISFVFNNINVLSFQEKDLLKSFNELYNEIFEVNFKNNDEKTLMQIIKIHEQFEDADNAYKMMQLDFEEIINLSFSRDFNFKGNALEEVVKKDFIYQALLKLEIPYYFSYFKKLNLWKSEKLNIINLIISLLISKKSKFIFVQDRFFSETLMKDKTFILNLRKFVKKENIGFFFRTYSTQNLDLIADKIFVSYYGKIIEKGKTLEVIKTPIHPQTKLLLENGNLKINDESINYLIDLVPGDILKMYNVESTNHSILANVHYFTKWTNKFPDSKTKTFSFVNSPILSEREIEKINTKFELEETKIIDISYLTKLNSLKKSNKNLFLTKTIDFQTNRNIDLLTKTFATKKEERV